A single window of Nicotiana sylvestris chromosome 3, ASM39365v2, whole genome shotgun sequence DNA harbors:
- the LOC104235782 gene encoding transcription factor TCP12-like, with protein MYPSSNSCNYSLNISSSNNLFHIPSPNSMQYEHELFQYFHDHHLLQPQQQQQQQQLLTTPDHYMAADSNKDTVISSTNQDPEEVELQGRCKNKKGDNKRRVAYKKDRHSKINTAHGPRDRRMRLSLDVARKFFNLQDLLGFDKASKTVEWLLTKSKCAVNELVQGINKENCATANIGAISTCSTTSECEVVSGIDESTTTNDIQKQSNRGKVGEKKKANKLVRRAAFNPVAKESRKQARARARERTKIKKSFLNIGDQSMAADDLKRLGCWSLFETGEESGIQGTNHQIEEHTTHHEEPLLGTNENVDDCNLVVTGNWNPYTIFNYHHSTEISHEQQFTNFQFSGKFWEA; from the exons ATGTATCCGTCAAGCAACAGCTGTAATTACAGCCTCAATATTTCCTCCTCAAATAACTTATTTCACATTCCATCTCCGAATTCTATGCAATATGAACACGAACTTTTCCAATATTTTCATGACCATCATCTCCTTCAaccccaacaacaacaacaacaacaacaactcttGACTACACCTGATCATTATATGGCAGCAGATTCCAACAAAGACACCGTAATCAGTAGTACTAATCAAGATCCTGAAGAAGTTGAATTACAAGGCCGCTGCAAGAACAAAAAAGGTGACAATAAGAGACGTGTTGCTTACAAGAAAGATAGACACAGCAAGATTAACACTGCTCACGGCCCTAGAGACCGAAGAATGAGACTTTCTCTCGATGTAGCTCGCAAATTTTTCAATTTGCAAGACTTGCTTGGATTCGATAAGGCTAGCAAAACTGTGGAGTGGTTGCTAACAAAGTCCAAATGTGCTGTCAATGAGCTCGTCCAAGGCATAAATAAAGAAAATTGCGCTACTGCTAATATTGGTGCAATTAGTACATGCTCTACTACATCTGAGTGTGAAGTTGTATCAGGAATTGATGAATCTACAACCACTAATGATATTCAGAAGCAGTCAAATAGAGGTAAAGTAGGGGAGAAGAAGAAGGCTAATAAACTAGTTCGTAGAGCTGCATTTAATCCTGTGGCAAAGGAATCAAGAAAGCAAGCTAGAGCGAGGGCAAGGGAgagaacaaaaataaagaaaagcttTTTAAATATTGGTGATCAGTCTATGGCGGCTGATGATTTAAAACGATTAGGATGTTGGAGTCTTTTTGAAACAGGTGAAGAATCAGGTATTCAAGGTACTAATCATCAAATTGAAGAACACACCACGCACCACGAGGAGCCTCTTTTGGGGACTAATGAGAATGTTGATGATTGTAATTTGGTTGTTACCGGCAACTGGAACCCATATACCATCTTCAATTATCACCACAGTACTGAAATTTCTCACGAG CAACAATTTACAAACTTCCAGTTTTCTGGGAAGTTTTGGGAAGCATAG